The Lysobacter enzymogenes DNA segment GCGGTGACGGCGCCGTCCTCGATGTGCTTGCGGGCGCGGGCGCGGATGGCGCCGATGTCGGCGACGAAGTCCGAAGAACCGGTCGCGGAGGACTTCGCGGAGGATTTGCCGGACGTGGGCGTGGCGGTTTTCGCCGCGGCGGCCTTGGACGGAGCGGTTTCGCGCTGGCTGACTGGCTTGGCGGACATGACGTCTCCTGGCGGGTCGGGGGAAGGGCGGGGGTACCTCGATGCGTGGAAGTGGGATCGATACTGGGCGAGCGCATGCGCCGGGCCCGCGCGCGGCGGGCCCGGCGCAGCGGATCAGACCTGTTCGAGCATGTATTCGGCCGAGGACACGCGGTACTCGCCCGGCTGCTCGACGTGCAACTGCTTGACCACGCCGTTCTCGGCGTACAGGGCGAAGCGCTTGGCGCGCGTGCCCATGCCGTAGGCGCTGGCGTCGAGCTCCAGGCCCAGCGCGCGGGTCAGGTCGCCGTTGCCGTCGGACAGCATCAGCATGCCGTCGGGCACGTGCTGGCTCTGCGCCCAGGCCTGCATGACGAAGGGATCGTTGACGGCCAGGCAGGCCACGTCGATGCCCTTGTCGCGGAATTGCTGGAAGTGCTCGACGAAGCCCGGCAGGTGCTTTTCCGAACAGGTCGGAGTGAAGGCACCGGGCACCGCGAACAGCACCGCCTTGCGGTCGTCGAACAGGGCGCGGGTATCGACCGTCTCGATGCCTTCGTTGATGCGCTTGAGCGCGACTTCGGGCAGGCGGTCGCCGACCTGGATGCTCATGGGATTCTCCTGGGGTGAGGGTGAAGTCTAGGAAGCCGGGGCTAAACTTTGCGTCAAAGCCGGGTCGTGGGCGCCGCATGCGGACGCCCGCGACGCGGACAGCGCCGCGAGCCGGGCGCAGCGGCCGGAGCGCTTGAAAATGCGCCGGTCGTCGCCATGCTGTGGGGTTAATGATGCGTCAAGGCGGGCTGTGCGGACAGCGCTGCGCTTGGCGCTTGCGCCGTGGGAGCGAGCATCGATGCAGTTCAAGGATTACTACGAGACCCTGGGCGTGGAGCCCAGCGCGGGCGAAGCGGAGATCAAGACCGCGTATCGCCGTCTGGCGCGCAAGTACCATCCCGACGTCAGCAAGGAAGCCGGCGCGGAAGAGAGCTTCAAGGCCGTCAACGAGGCCTACGAGGCGCTGCGCGATCCGCAGAAGCGCGCCGCCTACGATCAGCTGCGCGTGCGCGGCTATCGTCCCGGCGACGAAGTGCAGCCGCCGCCGGGCGGTTTCGGCGGCGGCCCGGGCGGCCCGGACTTCGAGGAGATCTTCGCCGGCGGCGGCGCGGGCGGCGGTTTCAGCGACTTCTTCGAGACCCTGTTCGGACGCGGCCGCGCCGCGCCCGGCACGGGCGGCTTCCAGCAGCGCGGCGCGCCGCCGCGCGGCGACACCCGCGCGCGCCTGGCGGTGTCGCTGGAGACCGTCTATGAGGGCGGGCAAGTGCGCATCTCGGTCAACCACAAGACCCTGGACGTGCGCGTGCCCAAGGGCATCCGCCCCGGTCAGCTGATCCGCCTGGCCGGGCAGGGCACGCACGGCGACTTGCTGCTGGAAATCGAGTACGCCGCGCACCCGCAGTTCGAAGTGGACGGACGCAACGTCATCCACGTGCTGGAACTGGCGCCGTGGGAAGCCGCGTTGGGCGCCAGCGTCAGCGTGCCGACCCTCGGCGGCCCGGTCGAACTGAAGATCCCGGCCAATTCCGAAGCCGGCCGCAAACTGCGCCTGCGCGGCCGCGGCCTGCCGGGCAGCCCGGCGGGCGACCAGATCGTCGAACTGGAAGTGCTGGCGCCACGCGCGGACAACGAGGCCCAGCGCGAGGCCTACGAAGGCCTGCGCGCGGCGTTCGGCGAGGACTGGCGGCGCGGTTGAGCCGCCTGCGGCGGCTCGGCTCTTGCAACGGGCGGCAAGCGTTTTCGGCAGGACCTCGCCTTCGATGCGAGGCCTCTGCTTTTGTGGGAGGGCCTTCAGGCCCGACGCTTTCCGCTCCGCCGCGGCGATGTTCCGAAGCGACCTGAGCCGAAAGCGTCGGGGCTGAAGCCCCTCCCACGGAATCTCCAGGCGATAGCTCCGGCCACCGGCCATGCTCTTTGTGGGAGGGCCTTCAGGCCCGACGCTTTCCGCTCCGCCGCGGCGATGTTTCGAAGCGACCTGAGCCGAAAGCGTCGGAGCTGAAGCCCCTCCCACGGAATCTCCGGCCGATCGCTCCGGCCACCGGCCATGCTCTTTGTGGGATGGCCTTCAGGCCCGATGCTTTTCGATCCACCGCGGCGATGTTCCGAAGCGGCCTGAGCAAACTCTCCGCCGCCGCTGCGGCGACACGATCGACGGCGCGGCCCAGCCGACGCGCGGAACACCTTCAGGGTGGCGAACGGAGGCTTTCGGCACATGCCTGCGCAACATCGCGGCGGAATGCGCGGCGCCCAAACGCAAGAATCCCGGCTCGCGCCGGGATTCCCGCATTCATCCGATGCCGCCGCGGCCGTGGGCCGCGCCCGGTTCAGCCGGCCGAGGGCAGCAACTGGCCGATGATCTCGGACAGGTCGGTCTCGCTGAACGGCTTGGTGATGTAGGCCTTGGCGCCCTGGCGCATGCCCCACACCCGGTCGGTGTCCTGGTCCTTGGTGGTGACCAGCACGATCGGGATGTGCTTGGTGGTGCTTTCCCGACAGATCGAGCGCGTGGCCTGGAACCCGTTGAGGTTCGGCATGACCACGTCCATCAGGATCAGGTCGGGCAGCTCGCGCTTGGCGGCCTCGACGCCGGCGGCGCCGTCTTCTGCGGTGAGGGCCTCGTGGCCCAGCTTCTCGACGATGCGACGGATGCCCATCAGCTGGGACGGCGAATCGTCGACGATCAAAATACGCGCCATATCTTTCCCCTGGAACTTGCGGCCGATTGTAGCGACGCGCCGCGCGGCTGCAATGCCAACTAGATCACGACCAGGGTCCGCCCCAGCGAGCCGCCGGCGAGCATGCCCGGGAAGACCTGCGGCAGCTCGGACAGGGCCACTTCGCGGGTGCAGATGCGGTCCAGGTGGGCAGGCTTCCAGTCGCTCGCCAGACGCTGCCAGATCTCGTCGCGGATCGCGCGCGCGGTGCCGGCGGAAGCGATGCCGAGCAGGGACACGCCGCGGATGATGAACGGCATCACCGTGGTGCCCAGATCGTGCGTCGCGGCGAGGCCGGCGGTCGCGACGTTGCCGTACGGCGCGGTCTGCGCGAGCAGGCTGGCGAGCATCGGCCCGCCGACGTTGTCGAGGCCGCCGCCGAAGCGCGCCGATTCCATCGGCCGGGTGGTGGCCAGGGCATCGCGGCCGAGCACCTGGCTGGCGCCGATGGACTTGAGGTAGTCGGCCTGTTCGGCCTTGCCGCTGATCGCATGCGCTTCGAAGCCGGCACGGCTGAAGATGTCGAGCGCGAGCGAGCCCACGCCGCCGCTGGCGCCGCTGACCGCGAGCGGGCCCAACTCGGGCGTCTGGCGGTTTTCCAGCAGCCGGAACAGCGCCAGCGCCGCGGTGAAGCCGGCGGTGCCCAGCACCATGCTCTCGCGCAGGCTCAGCCCGGCCGGCAGCGGGATCGCCCATTTCGCGTCCAGCCGCGCGTACTCGCTGTAGCCGCCGTCGCGGGTCTCGCTGAGGCCGCAGCCGGTAACCAGCACCGCGTCGCCTTCCTTGAACTTGGCATCGCTGGAGGCGACCACGTGCCCGGCCACGTCGATGCCGCCGACCAGCGGGAACTTGCGCAGGATCTTGCCTTCGCCGGTGCCGGCCAGCGCGTCCTTGAAGTTGATCGAGGAGTACGCGGTCTTGATCGTCACCTCGCCGGGCGCGAGGTCGTCGATCGACACTTGTTCGATGCCGCTGCGATAAGCGGCGGCGTCGTTGTGGATGCGGAAGGCGTTGAACGCGGCGGGGACGGTCATGGCGTGGCGGACTCCTGGTGCGCGCCGTTGCGGTTCAGGACGCGGGCGCTGCGGACGCGCCGATGATAGCGGAGTAGAGGTCGCGCCATTGCGGGTTGGCGGACTCGATCAGTTCGAGCTTCCAGGCGCGCTTCCAGGATTTGATGCGTTTTTCGCGGATGATGGCCGAAAGCATGTCCGGGTGCAGTTCGTACCAGACCAGAACATGCACGCCATGACGTCGGGTGAAGCCTTCGGTCAGATCGTTTCGATGCTGCCAGATGCGTTGGA contains these protein-coding regions:
- a CDS encoding peroxiredoxin; translated protein: MSIQVGDRLPEVALKRINEGIETVDTRALFDDRKAVLFAVPGAFTPTCSEKHLPGFVEHFQQFRDKGIDVACLAVNDPFVMQAWAQSQHVPDGMLMLSDGNGDLTRALGLELDASAYGMGTRAKRFALYAENGVVKQLHVEQPGEYRVSSAEYMLEQV
- a CDS encoding DnaJ C-terminal domain-containing protein, coding for MQFKDYYETLGVEPSAGEAEIKTAYRRLARKYHPDVSKEAGAEESFKAVNEAYEALRDPQKRAAYDQLRVRGYRPGDEVQPPPGGFGGGPGGPDFEEIFAGGGAGGGFSDFFETLFGRGRAAPGTGGFQQRGAPPRGDTRARLAVSLETVYEGGQVRISVNHKTLDVRVPKGIRPGQLIRLAGQGTHGDLLLEIEYAAHPQFEVDGRNVIHVLELAPWEAALGASVSVPTLGGPVELKIPANSEAGRKLRLRGRGLPGSPAGDQIVELEVLAPRADNEAQREAYEGLRAAFGEDWRRG
- a CDS encoding response regulator codes for the protein MARILIVDDSPSQLMGIRRIVEKLGHEALTAEDGAAGVEAAKRELPDLILMDVVMPNLNGFQATRSICRESTTKHIPIVLVTTKDQDTDRVWGMRQGAKAYITKPFSETDLSEIIGQLLPSAG
- a CDS encoding YhdH/YhfP family quinone oxidoreductase, producing the protein MTVPAAFNAFRIHNDAAAYRSGIEQVSIDDLAPGEVTIKTAYSSINFKDALAGTGEGKILRKFPLVGGIDVAGHVVASSDAKFKEGDAVLVTGCGLSETRDGGYSEYARLDAKWAIPLPAGLSLRESMVLGTAGFTAALALFRLLENRQTPELGPLAVSGASGGVGSLALDIFSRAGFEAHAISGKAEQADYLKSIGASQVLGRDALATTRPMESARFGGGLDNVGGPMLASLLAQTAPYGNVATAGLAATHDLGTTVMPFIIRGVSLLGIASAGTARAIRDEIWQRLASDWKPAHLDRICTREVALSELPQVFPGMLAGGSLGRTLVVI
- a CDS encoding GIY-YIG nuclease family protein, yielding MRTRTPCVYLLASAPRGTLYAGVTSDPIQRIWQHRNDLTEGFTRRHGVHVLVWYELHPDMLSAIIREKRIKSWKRAWKLELIESANPQWRDLYSAIIGASAAPAS